From the genome of Mauremys reevesii isolate NIE-2019 linkage group 24, ASM1616193v1, whole genome shotgun sequence:
TGGATTTTACAGGACTCGGTTATGGATAAATAGCAAAGGCTGAGAGTTCCCTTTCAGGGAGCAGTTGAGCATGTGCAATAAGAACATTAGCAGGCTGCAGGGGGCTTTGGAGCTGCGGGCCATGTGCTGCAGCAGGCTCATTGACGCAGACACATTTCTTGTACCTAGCTGTTGGGGCCTGCTCGGGTAGGGTAGGTTACAGGCTGAGGAGAAGCTACATTCTGCACTCCCTTGCCCTGGGGCCTATTTCCATGATGTGAGTTTGGGATGATTTTCCAGAGGGCTTGTTTAAAAAGAAGATGTGTTACCAAGTGCTGTCAGCAGAATGCAGGGCAGAGGGGGCCTGCCCGTAAGGGGCTGCCAGGCACTGGGCTGCGTAGGATTCCATTCACGCTCCGTAGGCAGTAGTGTGAAGTGACATAGACTTTGCACCCTTCTTTCTGCTGCCTCCCCATCTGGCAGGGAGTGTAGCAGCACAGATTAGTGCCATCAGAGGAATTGTTTGGTTTGCCTCCATCCGGGAGTAGTCCGGAGGGTGGAGTGCATTTGCGTGGACGCTGTCCTGCTGAGCTGTGTGTTTgtgagggaggagagacaggactgCAGCTTGCTGCCCCGGTCAGAGGGATGCTCACTCTGACACCCGAGGCTGGGTGGGGTTGAGGTGCACTCTGTAACAATGGCCCAAACATCACCTTTTCCTCTGGTCTCTAGGAGTCTTACCCAGCTGTTCCCCCAATCTGGTCTGTGGAGTCGGATGATCCAAACCTGGCAGCTATCCTGGAGCGGCTGGTGGAAGTCAAGAAAGGAAATACATTGGTGAGGCGGCAAGgtgtggggaagggctgggcgGGGAGAACTTGAGGAGTACGAGTCCCGTCTGGTCTGTGGTTCTCTAGTGTTCTGCCCGGGGTGATTGTAAAGGGGTTTGGAGAGTCAAGCTGAGCAGTTCAGGCTTGTCCAGCTAGTGAGTCTCCCTATGCTCTTCCCTTACGTGGGATGTGGCTTGGTTGCTGGTTGCAGCCTGCAGTCCTGCTGGCAAACAGCCTGCCCTGGGCTGTGCAGAAGCTGCGTTCAGCAAGGAGCTTCTCTCATGACCTCCCCAGGTATCTGAGTTGCATGCAGTGGGGAGAGTGGTGGTGCCAGGGGCTGCTTAGGCTGCACTCGACTGCTGGGGACTGTGCCCCTTTTTCTAACACTGCTTTTCTGTCTCCTTCCTGGGCAGCTTTTGCAGCACCTGAAGCGGATAATCTCCGACCTGTGCAAACTCTACAACCTTCCCCAGCACCCAGATGTCGAGATGTTGGACCAGCCTCTGCCAGCAGAACAGGTAACAGGCCTAAGACAAGCTGCTCTGACTTTGACCTGGGGGAAAAGCCTGCTGAGAAGATGGCTTTTGTGCAGCTTGGTACTGCAGTGACCCTTCTCCCATGTGCTCAGTCAGGGGGATCTGGGGGTGCCCCCCAAAGGAGTCTGTGTTCCAGGGTTGTGGCTTTGGTTGCTCTCCTGGAGCATGGCAGATGGACCAGTACCTGTTTTTGCCCTAGTGCTCAGCAGTGCCCTACAAGAGGGAAGCACACTGCATGGGTGCTTTTCTCGCCCAGTCTCTGGAATTGAATGTGGGTGTGTTTCGCTTCCCTGCCTGAGACGAGTACGTTACCTTGGCAGTACTGGCCAGGTGGCCTGTGCAGTGCTGGTACAGCCCCAGCTTGGTTGGCTGCCCTCTCTGGCTATGTATGCCAGTGTGTCAGATGTTGCCCACTGGGCTTTCTCTGATTACTGCCCCAACTTAACCCTTCACCTCTGAGGCAGCCGTTCTAGAAGGAACAGCCTGTAAAAAGTTTCTGGCTTCACTTgaattttgagctgaatgctcAGGGTCAGTCCTCATCCAAGCTTCCCTTGAAGCATTGTAGGGGATTCCGAGGGCTCCACTTGCTGTTAATGAGGTACAGAATTGCATCGGCCCCTGCTCCGGAGCACCTGTCAGCAAGCTTTGCCTGGTGGCAGCTTCCTAGCTGAGGTGCCGCTTGTCAGCACAGACTGTCTGGGTAGCGGTCACTCGGCTGGCTAGCTCCTCCCTGCAGAATGGCAGCAACTCCACAGGGGCCGTTCTGATCCTTGTCTCTGTCCTGCTCCCGTAGAGCACCCAGGAAGAGGTGTCCTCGGAGGATGAAGATGAGGAGATGCCAGAGGTAAGTgcagggggatgcaggagaagttCACACTGTAtctaggggtggggaggggagagcactgCAGTGAAGTGTGTCaggaaaggagctgaggcagattAGCCCAAGCAGCAGTTGTCAGATTCAAACCTGGCTTGTTTCTATTCAAAGCATGAGCAGCTCCTTATACTGAGGAGGTTGGGATCCGTCACTGAGCACGTTTGCTCGGCCCTGACGGACTCATTGGGTCTGCTTTACTGAGATCTTGCTGTCCTCTGCATTTGGGTGATATAAGAGGCCCGTGTTATCAAGACTTGCCACTGccggggggggtgggaagggattgTGAGCTGGGATTGGAATCCCTTGCTTGCTGCTTTGTCTGTTTGTACTGCAGTTCTCCAGGGCCTGAAATTTACCAGCTAAGCTCTTTGATCTCCTTGGCATGCAGTTTTGAGTTGCCATTGCTGGCATGGAAATCGCATAATGGAAATCTGACTCCTGGAGAGAGAGGATTAGGCAGGCTTGCGAAGTGTGCAAGCAAGACACTTGGCCAGGAGGTGAGAGGCGGCCATATTTCACTGCAGGCTGGTGAGGACTCAGCTTTGCTGTAACTCCCGTGGGCTTTAGCTGTTGGTTTTCAAGGGGATGGAATAAACCTGACTCTCCATGGGGATGTTTCCTAAGATGCCTCTGGCTAGGATATGGGTGTGCAAGGTTTGCACAGCTTTTCACAACCATTCCGGCAGTCACAGGCCCTGTATAATTAGTGGGGGTGTGCAGTGTAGGGATTATAGTGAAGATGAGACCCTGTTGGATCAGGAATAGGCTCGTCCCCTGAGAGACGATGTTGTGCATTAACCTGATACGCGAGGTCACATACAGTATGTGTAACCTCGCCCACTTTCCCAGCCTGCCTGCGATGTCTACACTCCCTCACGCTGCACTGAGCTGGACCTGTCGGTGGTGAATGGACCCTTGAGAACTGGGTGGTTACTAGCAGTAACTAGAGTCCCAGGTTTTTTACAAAGGTGAAATAACACAAAATGAAGAACCTCACCCTGCAGTTACGGCTCCATcccacaaggctgggcccagcccctcactccaGGCATTGCAGCTGCGTTCAGGGCTGCAGTGCTGCGCAGGTCTGGCCCAGCCACCCTTCTATGGTGACAGTGCGGGGTGGCCGGGCCAAATGTGAGTAATGGTGCTGTGACTCCATCACAACATTGCTCTCTCACATCTGGCCTGGCCACTGCTGTCCAATGCGGAGTGATGCTGTGACCCTTGTgcctggagtggggagctgggcccaggaaCCACTACTGTGAGGTGAGTGCAGGTCAGACTCACTCTCGGGCCTTTGAGCCCTTGGGGCAGGACTAGGCCCCAGGGGAAGAGTGGGTGGAAATGGATAAAACGCAATGAAAAAATCATTTCCCGTGGTCTTAGCGATAACAGACTAGTCCAGCTGCGGCTCAGGACCGAACTCTGACACCTCCAAAATGACCCGATCCTGGACCCTGTGTCTCCATCACTGTGCTGTGGCCAGGATCACTGTAGGGTGCTGCGCAGGTTAATCCTGTTTGGAGGGTTTCCTAGGCAAAGCCCTTCCCCAAACGCATTGGTTCTCTGGAATAGCAACAGGTGCCCTGGAGAGGTGCTCCCTCGCAGAGGTTTAAAACTCCATCGGGTTCTGCACATAGCGAGGTGGTTGGTGGAGTGGGCACTTAGCTTTGTATGGAGGGACACAGCATCTCTCCTGAGTGACAATAGcttggagctggagcagtgcacggGTGTCAGTAGCTGTATGGCTTCAGGGCGGTGCAGTTTGCAGCTCCTGGCTGCTCGTTACCCACTTGCCCTGGAGGCAGAGCAGTGCAGGATGGGCTGGGGGCTGTCCCAGGCaggttccttccctctccctgctctccAGAGGAGTGACGTGCAAGCGGTGCGCTGGACCCAGCTTGCTGCCCAGGTACTGGAATTTCTCATCCCAGAGCTCAGACCTGACTTCCCTCTGCCCCACGCTGGCTTCTGACACCACGGGCCCAGCAGGATCTTGTGACATCTCTGCACATGTTGGGAAAGGAGTTGCTGAGAATTTCCACTGAGGGAGACTGGGAGCCCGGAATGCTCCCGAGAGCCTGCCCTGGGTATCGGAGGTTCTGTAAAACTGCAGCTGCTCAGAGCAGtggggagtggagctgggtgtctggtgtgAGATCCTTCTTCTCCCTGCCCAGGACACTGAGGACTTGGATCACTATGAGATGAAAGAGGAGGAGCCAGTCGACGGGAAAAAGACAGAGGATGACGGCATCGGGAAGGAAAACCTGGCCATCTTAGAGAAAATCAAACAGAACCAGAGGCAAGATTACTTAAATGTACGTGTCActaggaggggggcggggctggggagcagaggggccgAGGGATACCCCGCGGAGCTGCTGCACTGCTTGGCAGAGCGATGCCCAAGCCCCTGTCAGTCCCCATCTGCTGCAAGGTTCTAGCTCCTCGGGTGACTCCTGTTTCCATGGAGGGATCTGCATTTGCTCAGTTGCTCACGACGCTTGTAGTCTGCATGGCTACACGTGCTCAGTAGCTCTGCAGCAAACGTGCTGTCTCCAGCGAAGGATGCAGGGAGAATCCTGGAGAGTCCAAGTGAAGACTACTGACCTTGGGTGGCTTATCCAAAGGAATCTGGTTCGCTTACCTCTAATGCTGCTGGAAGCAAGTGCAGCTGCTTCACCCTCCCCTTGCTGGAATCCAGGCCCCCTGCTCCAGTACAGCTGAGCTGGAGCTCTGCCCTGCACAGCACCAGGAGGTTGGACCCTTCCTGGACTCCTCTCTTCTTGCTGGGATACAGTTGGTGTCTTGCCACTGGGCTGGGCTTGTCTTCGCTGAGCTCGCCTCGGGCTTGCCGCCTGCCTCCTAACCCGGAGGATCTGATGtctgggcaggggtggagatcttgcagtgcagaggagggggctgcagtgcGTGGCACTAATCCACCTGGGCCACATCTCCCAGGGTAGGAGTTCTGGCTCAGGCCTTGACCGTAGTGAGACCAGTGTAACAATGTGATtgcctccccgtccctcttcccGACCCCCTCGCAGGGCGCAGTGTCTGGCTCTGTACAGGCCACTGACCGGCTAATGAAGGAGCTCAGGGATATTTACCGATCACCAAGTTTCAAGGGCGGTAAGTGGAGACTCGCTCTGGGCCTGGAGGAGGAGTGCTGGGGGCCCTGCCTTAATCTGACTGCTTGTGTGTCATGGATGTGCCAGCTGTACCTAATGGCCAGGGAGAGCTGGTCTGTTGAGCTCCCTATGGCCTAATGGAATGGGCTCCCCAGAGCCGTGCTGGGGGTTCAGAGGAGGTGGAGGCGCTGGACCAGTGATATCACTGTCCGTGttagaggggagcaaggagcttGTGCTGAGGGAGGGCCTCTGAGTTGGTAGTTGCTTCCCTGAAGTCTCTAGCTGGTGCGATGGCCCTTTCCGTGTGCATTGGTGGCGGCAGGGGAGTGACTGTCCCCCGCCCCTAAGCCCCAGActctggggaggggcagtcaGTTGCCGGTGCCCCGTGGGGACAGCCTGCCTAGACAAGGGTGCTCCCTGCGCAGTGCGGATCCTGCCAGGTTGAGCTCATGCTTTCTCCCAGAGGGCCGCTGCTCAGATCTTTGTCCGAACGGCGGCTGCTGTCTCCGGGGGCGCTGACGTGTCCTTTCTCTGCTCTGCAGGAAACTATGCAGTTGAACTAGTGAGCGACAGCCTGTACGATTGGAACGTCAAACTCCTGAAGTAGGTGGCCTGtcggcagggcttgggctggctgggccccagtACCTGGAGCGTGTGTGTAGGGAGAGAGGAGGTGGGAGCTAGGGACTAGAGCAGGAGGTGATGCTTGGCAGACCTGGGCTGTGCTCCAGACTCTGCCACTGAGACTCGCGTGCCCTGCCCAGTctatgcctcggtttcccctatgCTTCGAGGGAGCTGTGGAGCTATTTGCTGTTTCTGGAGCTTTGGcatgggtgcacacacacacacatcccccttCCACCCTCCAGATGCAGCTTAGGGCCAGGCATGCTTCCCTTGGATGCTCATGCAGGGGggtctttccctctcctccccagtgtATGATCCTGCTCTTGCCTGGGGAGCGAACCTGAATCCCTTAGTGGTTGTGTTGCAGCCGGAAGGCTTGGGGGATTGCCCTGGGCTCCTGCAGCAGTGCGgagtcctgcctgccctgggctctgACCCCACGGGCTCTTCCCTGCAGGGTTGACGAGGATAGCGCTTTGCACAACGATCTCCAGATCCTCAAAGAGAAAGAAGGGATCGACTTCATCCTCCTGAACTTCTCCTTTAAAGTAAGGCCTGCAGCCCCGGTCCCTTCCCGCCCCACTCTGCCCTGCTCGGGTCTCAacagccctctctctctctccttgcaggATAACTTTCCTTTCGACCCACCGTTTGTAAGGGTTGTGTCCCCTGTGCTCTCGGGGGGGTAAGTGACCGTTCAGATTAGTGCGCTTGCCACCCCGTGCTTTGGCTGCGGCAGTCCCTTGTCCCGTATCTAGAGAGCTGCCGCAGGGGTGCGGTTAGGTCTCTGCATTAGTAGCGAGGATGGTGGTTCCTCTGGGCTtgtctggggggtggggatggatagtCCCTGTATCTCTTTGGTCCAAGTCCCCCCTCGGGGTCTGCCAAGAGCAGTTGAGGTGACGCTCTGATGACTCCACTCCAGTAGGTCAGTGGTCATCTCCCCAGTGTGGTGTTTGCTATTTGTGAATGAAGGCGCTAGAGAGGGAAGGTGACTGTGGCCTTTCCCGGGGGAGTGCAGGGCCCAGGCATGGGGGTGTGACTGTGGAGGGGATGGAGGTGAAAGGTGCTGgagccctgctcagctgctgtcttTGTAGCAGCTGACTGGTGGTGATTCTGTAGAACTGCGATCTCCCTTGGAGGGGGAGCAGTGACTAGTTACCTCAGGCTGCAGGGGGGGAGGGACTGGGCATTGCTGCAGGAGATCGGTATGACTGTCATCTTCCCTCCCAAGGTATGTTCTGGGGGGAGGTGCCATCTGCATGGAGCTGCTTACAAAGCAGGTGAGTGTCTCGTCTCCAGCCTAGGCGGCTACATTGCGGGAACGCCTGTGCTCTCAGCGGTGGCCAGTGTGTGCCCTTAAGGCATGTGAGCGGCACTGGTGCCAGGAGCCCTGCGGGTGTCTGAAAACCCTGCCGCTAGCGTTAATGTTCCCGCACAGCTCTGACTCCTCGAGTGCCTGGCGTTCTGGGGCTTCCCTGGCTTGTACAGTGCTGCTGCCTTtcctttgggggagggagaaaacatTTGCTTACAGGATATGGCAAAATGTTCAGTTGGTGGGCGACAGTGCCAAGCTGCAGGGAGAATCCACCATAGCCCAGCGCGTTGTTCTCAagccgggtgggggaggggagcacgtGAAGAGTGCGAGGCGCTGAAAGTTTCACCGCAGTCTTAAGCAAAGCaaatctctcctcttccccccgcaCCTGGAGTTAGTGTCCCAGCAGCCTCGGAGAACACACCCCAGTTCTCTAGGGCTGGCGTCGTTCTTGTTCTTTTCACTTGTAAAGCCCAGGGTGAAGAGGGGTGAGCAGCCTGCAGCCCAAGGGTGGGCGGGTGGGCTGCTGACCCTCCAATAGCCATACCCCAGCACTGCTGATGGGGCCTGCCTGGACCCctcagcagagcccagctgagagAAGCCAGCTCCCGCCAGCCAGGACAGGACTGGCTACTGCCAAGTCACCGGGAGGGCAGGTTCCCGCCACTCACTGTTTCCCCTTGttttgcagggctggagcagtgcCTATTCTATCGAGTCAGTGATCATGCAGATCAGTGCCACGCTGGTGAAAGGGAAAGCAAGGGTGCAGTTTGGAGCCAATAAAGTAAGCCCCGgcctggagcagcaggggaggggggcggtgCATGTTTCAGCATAATCTACTCTGTGGGTGCAGGTTAAAGCCAAGATTCCCAGGTGCCTTCCATACTTGGGAGCTGCTGTTTCCTTGGCTGACGCGATGAATCAGATGCCAGCAGTGTGCTTTGTCCGGGGCTGTGGGATGGAGCCAGGAATCCCAGCGCGAGGCCCCTGTGCTGTCGTGCCACGCACCTGTGTCTCAGCACCCTCAGAAAGGGTGACGGGGCTCAGGATGATGCGCTGCATTCTCGTGAGCTCTAGAGTGGGGGCTGGCGACCCTGTGCAGGTGGGATAAGGCGCAAGCTGACTGTCACCATCAGCTCTTAGGTGCTGGTCCCAGAAATGGGTGTAAAGTGACTTGGGGTGGGACATGCCATGGTGCTGGCCCAGTGCAGCAGGTTAACTGACCTGACTGTCCCTCTGGCTTCCCCTGCAGAATCAGTACAGCCTGACGCGAGCACAGCAGTCCTACAAGTCCCTGGTGCAGATTCATGAGAAGAATGGTAAggccccgtgtgtgtgtgtgggggggtgtctgtcCTCCCTTCCCATGGGGCTCCTGCGGGGCACAGCAG
Proteins encoded in this window:
- the UBE2Q1 gene encoding ubiquitin-conjugating enzyme E2 Q1 isoform X2; amino-acid sequence: MLDQPLPAEQSTQEEVSSEDEDEEMPEDTEDLDHYEMKEEEPVDGKKTEDDGIGKENLAILEKIKQNQRQDYLNGAVSGSVQATDRLMKELRDIYRSPSFKGGNYAVELVSDSLYDWNVKLLKVDEDSALHNDLQILKEKEGIDFILLNFSFKDNFPFDPPFVRVVSPVLSGGYVLGGGAICMELLTKQGWSSAYSIESVIMQISATLVKGKARVQFGANKNQYSLTRAQQSYKSLVQIHEKNGWYTPPKEDG
- the UBE2Q1 gene encoding ubiquitin-conjugating enzyme E2 Q1 isoform X1, which codes for MQRAGAEEAAGSQAAAGPGRSGGGAASPGRLLRRELRLLESIFHRGHERFRIGSACPDEISCEFVPGPGARAGGSGSRGPPPGPVRIHCNITESYPAVPPIWSVESDDPNLAAILERLVEVKKGNTLLLQHLKRIISDLCKLYNLPQHPDVEMLDQPLPAEQSTQEEVSSEDEDEEMPEDTEDLDHYEMKEEEPVDGKKTEDDGIGKENLAILEKIKQNQRQDYLNGAVSGSVQATDRLMKELRDIYRSPSFKGGNYAVELVSDSLYDWNVKLLKVDEDSALHNDLQILKEKEGIDFILLNFSFKDNFPFDPPFVRVVSPVLSGGYVLGGGAICMELLTKQGWSSAYSIESVIMQISATLVKGKARVQFGANKNQYSLTRAQQSYKSLVQIHEKNGWYTPPKEDG